The Erwinia billingiae Eb661 nucleotide sequence TGAACGTTGGTGTAGCAGGCGTTATACGACACATGCTCATCTTCAAGGCCTGACCAGGTTGGGCTGGAGATAATTTTGCGTGGCTGCGCCTGAATATCGCGGAAGCGGATCTTCTCGTCTTCTTTATTCAGCGCCAGATGCGTGTGGTCGCGGCCGGTGATTTTGCTCAGCGCCTGCCAGGCCTTAACGGCCACCTGGCCGTTGGTTTCCGGTGCCAGCGAGAGGATCACTTCCGCCGCATCAATCGCGCTGTCGATATTGGGCCGACCGGCAGCAGGGCCGTCCGCCTTGACGTAGTTAAGCTGCTTCAGGAAGTCGACTTCGGTCTGGGTATTCCAGCTGATGCCTTTGCCGCCGTTGCCCAATTTATCAAGCAGCGGCCCGAGCGAGGTGAAACGCGCCCAGGTGGCCGGGTAGTCACGTTCTACCGCAATAATATGTGGCGCGGTTTTGCCTGGGATCAGCGCGCACTGGCCTTTTTTCCAGTCCTTCACCTCAAACGGCTGCGCCAGTTCGGCCGGGGAATCGTGCTGCACCGGCAGCGTGACCACATCGGTTTCTACCCCAAGATGGCCAACACACAGCTCTGAGAAGGTTTTGGCGATCCCTTTGTAGATTTCCCAGTCGCTTTTCGACTCCCAGGCCGGATCGACCGCCGCCGAGAGCGGATGAATAAACGGATGCATATCCGAGGTATTCATGTCGTCTTTTTCATACCAGGTGGCGGTCGGCAGCACGATATCGGAATAAAGGCAGGTGCTGGACATGCGGAAATCCAGGGTCACCACCAGGTCGAGCTTGCCTTCACCGCCGTTATCCTGCCATTCCACCTCTTCCGGCATCACGCCACCCTGACGGCCGAGGTCTTTGCCCAGAATGCCGTTTTCGGTGCCGAGTAAATATTTGAGCATGTACTCATGCCCTTTACCGGAGGAGCCCAGCAGGTTGGAACGCCAGACGAACAGGTTCCTTGGGAAGTTTTGCGGACTGTCCGGCTGTTCCGCCGCAAAGCGCAGCGTGCCCTGCTTCAGGCTGTCGACGGTGTAATCCACCGGCGACATGCCGGCCGCGTCGGCCTTAGCGGCAATGTGCAGCGGATTCACGTTGAGCTGCGGCGCGGACGGCAGCCAGCCCATGCGTTCGGAGCGCACGTTGAAATCAATCAGGCTGCCGCTGTAACGGCTTTTATCCGCCAGCGGCGACAGCAGCTCTTCGGTGGTAACCGACTCGTAGCGCCACTGGCTGGAGTGGTTATAGAAGAACGAGGTGCTGTTCATATGGCGAGGCGGACGTTGCCAGTCCAGCGCAAAAGCCAGCGGCGTCCAGCCGGTCTGCGGCCGCAGTTTTTCCTGGCCCACATAGTGCGCCCAGCCGCCGCCGCTTTGTCCGACGCAGCCGCAGAACACCAGCATATTGATCAGGCCACGGTAGTTCATGTCCATGTGATACCAGTGGTTCATACCGGCACCAACGATGATCATCGAGCGGCCACGGGTTTTCTCTGCGTTTTCGGCAAACTCACGGGCAATACGGATGATGTTCTGACGCGACACGCCGGTGATCTGCTCTGCCCATGCCGGGCTGTAGGCGTTGACCTCATCGTAATTCTGCGCGCAGTTGGCATCGCCCAACCCGCGTTCCAGGCCGTAGTTGGCCAGGGTCAAATCGTAGACGCTGGTCACCAGCGCTTCGCTGCCGTCGGCTAAGGTCAGGCGCTTCACCGGCAGCTTGTGCAACAGGATCTCTTCCAGCGCGACACTGTTGAAGTTCTCGCTGGTGATGCCGCCAAAGTACGGGAAGCCGACCTCAACCACCTCGTCATGCTTACCGAGCAGGCTGAGCTGAAGCTCCACCTCCTGCTGGCCTTTGCCTTCGCGCGATTCCAGATTCCATTTGCCCTGCTCACCCCAGCGGAAACCAATCGACCCTTGCGGTGCCACCAGCTCGCCGTCCGCTTCATTGATGGCAATGGTTTTCCATTCGGGGTTGTTTTGCTGGCCCAGGCCATCGACCAGATCGCTGGCACGCAGCTGACGGCCGGCGGCATAGAAACCACCTTCACGCGGCTCAAGCAGCACCAGCATCGGCATATCGCTGTAGCGGCGAACGTAATCGCGGAAATAGCCCACTTCACGATCGAGGTGGAACTCTTTCAGCATCACGTGGCCCATGGCCAGCGCCATCGCGCTGTCGGTGCCCTGTTTCGGGTTCAGCCACTGGTCACAGAGCTTGGCCACTTCAGCATAATCCGGCGTGATAGCGACGGTTTTGGTGCCCTTATAACGAACTTCGGTGAAGAAGTGCGCATCCGGCGTGCGGGTCTGAGGCACGTTTGAGCCCCAGGCAATGATGTAGGACGAGTTATACCAGTCAGCCGATTCCGGCACGTCGGTCTGCTCACCCCAGGTCATTGGCGACGCGGGCGGCAGGTCGCAGTACCAGTCGTAGAAGCTCAGGCACACGCCGCCAATCAGCGACAGATAACGGGCGCCGGCGGCATAAGAGACCATCGACATCGCCGGGATCGGCGAGAAGCCAACGATGCGATCCGGGCCGAAGGTTTTCGCGGTATAGATGTTCGAGGCGGCAATCAGCTCGTTCACTTCCTGCCAGCTGGAGCGAACAAAACCGCCGCGTCCACGGGCAATCTTATAGCTTTTGGCTTTTTCCGCATTGCTGACGATGGAACCCCAGGCCTCGACCGGATCGCTGTGCTGCAGCTTCGCTTCACGCCAAAGGGCGATCAGCTTTTTGCGCATTAACGGGTATTTCAGGCGGTTGGCGCTGTAAAGATACCAGGAGTAACTGGCACCACGCGGGCAGCCGCGCGGTTCGTGGTTTGGCAAATCCGGGCGGGTGCGCGGATAGTCGGTCTGCTGAGTTTCCCAGGTGACCAGGCCATTTTTGACGTAAATCTTCCAGCTACAGGAACCGGTGCAATTCACGCCGTGGGTCGAGCGGACAATTTTATCGTGCTGCCAGCGGCTGCGATAGCCATCTTCCCAGTCACGGTTGGCGTTGAGGGTCTGGCCATGTTTGCCAGAAAAAGGTTCGGCTAGCTGTTTGAAATAGCGGAACCGGTCAAGAAACTTGCTCATCCGGAATTCTCCTGAAGGCCTGATATTGTTAGGTGTGAAGCGACAACATTGCTTAATCTGCGGGCAGAGTACTGTTGCCCCCGAAGGGGCAGATTGATGGCGATCAACAGAAACAGAGGCTAAACCCGAGGGTTTTAGTCGGAATACCACTAAAGGAGGAGGCGGTGAAAAGCGCGTATTTATCTGAAATTGTTCTATAAAAACACGCTTCGCATCCCTTTCCCGCTTCCCGTTACGCCTGCCCGGCGCAGAGGGAGTAGTGGCTTGCGGTCCGCCTCAACATTGCCGAAACGGACCGAATAACCGCTAGCTGATTTTCTTACGGCCGTAGACCGCCCAGGTGATCACCACG carries:
- a CDS encoding nitrate reductase subunit alpha → MSKFLDRFRYFKQLAEPFSGKHGQTLNANRDWEDGYRSRWQHDKIVRSTHGVNCTGSCSWKIYVKNGLVTWETQQTDYPRTRPDLPNHEPRGCPRGASYSWYLYSANRLKYPLMRKKLIALWREAKLQHSDPVEAWGSIVSNAEKAKSYKIARGRGGFVRSSWQEVNELIAASNIYTAKTFGPDRIVGFSPIPAMSMVSYAAGARYLSLIGGVCLSFYDWYCDLPPASPMTWGEQTDVPESADWYNSSYIIAWGSNVPQTRTPDAHFFTEVRYKGTKTVAITPDYAEVAKLCDQWLNPKQGTDSAMALAMGHVMLKEFHLDREVGYFRDYVRRYSDMPMLVLLEPREGGFYAAGRQLRASDLVDGLGQQNNPEWKTIAINEADGELVAPQGSIGFRWGEQGKWNLESREGKGQQEVELQLSLLGKHDEVVEVGFPYFGGITSENFNSVALEEILLHKLPVKRLTLADGSEALVTSVYDLTLANYGLERGLGDANCAQNYDEVNAYSPAWAEQITGVSRQNIIRIAREFAENAEKTRGRSMIIVGAGMNHWYHMDMNYRGLINMLVFCGCVGQSGGGWAHYVGQEKLRPQTGWTPLAFALDWQRPPRHMNSTSFFYNHSSQWRYESVTTEELLSPLADKSRYSGSLIDFNVRSERMGWLPSAPQLNVNPLHIAAKADAAGMSPVDYTVDSLKQGTLRFAAEQPDSPQNFPRNLFVWRSNLLGSSGKGHEYMLKYLLGTENGILGKDLGRQGGVMPEEVEWQDNGGEGKLDLVVTLDFRMSSTCLYSDIVLPTATWYEKDDMNTSDMHPFIHPLSAAVDPAWESKSDWEIYKGIAKTFSELCVGHLGVETDVVTLPVQHDSPAELAQPFEVKDWKKGQCALIPGKTAPHIIAVERDYPATWARFTSLGPLLDKLGNGGKGISWNTQTEVDFLKQLNYVKADGPAAGRPNIDSAIDAAEVILSLAPETNGQVAVKAWQALSKITGRDHTHLALNKEDEKIRFRDIQAQPRKIISSPTWSGLEDEHVSYNACYTNVHELIPWRTLSGRQQLYQDHEWMRAFGESLLVYRPPIDTRAAKPFLNQKPNGNPEKALNFLTPHQKWGIHSTYSDNLLMLTLSRGGPIVWMSEDDARELGIEDNDWIEAFNANGALTARAVVSQRIPAGMTMMYHAQERIVNIPGSEITSQRGGIHNSVTRTCPKPTHMIGGYAQQSYGFNYYGTVGSNRDEFVVVRKMNHVNWLDGEGTDDCQGSQQEKQP